Proteins encoded within one genomic window of Sphaerotilus montanus:
- a CDS encoding TAXI family TRAP transporter solute-binding subunit — protein sequence MSSTLSRPLKRHTGTALLRVRSALISLKEMLITGGPVLLLAVGLVWMAYVMLDPNPPRRMVLATGTAQGAYAEFGARYQQALGKYGIEVVLRPTQGSLDNLQLLKSGDVDAAFVQGGSDEVRLGDETPDDPLLSLGSLFREPVWVFYRDDTAKAKLGRETLDSLSQMAGWRLNVGQDGSGVTNLMRRLLDANGLDTASMPLTRLATTPAVVALLAGEIDAMAMVSAPESPIVRMLLITPGIRLLDFAQAEAYARRVPQVSPVGLPRGVVDLAKDLPAQDVRLVAATAMLVVRDDTHPALQQLLVQAARKVHGEPNWFQAKGEFPKGVGGDYPLAPEAQRFYATGEPVLQRHVSFWMANLVDRMWVVLVSIIAVLIPLSRVVPPLYNFRIRSRIFRWYGSLREIEQHITDGTRDAALLHSDLDRIEEHVERLPVPLSYADELYSLRSHITLVRQRLDGQPATPST from the coding sequence ATGAGCAGCACCCTCTCCCGCCCCCTGAAGCGCCACACCGGCACCGCGCTGCTGCGCGTGCGCTCGGCCCTCATCTCGCTGAAGGAAATGCTGATCACCGGCGGGCCGGTGCTGCTGCTGGCGGTCGGGCTGGTGTGGATGGCCTACGTCATGCTCGACCCGAACCCGCCGCGCCGCATGGTGCTGGCCACGGGCACCGCGCAAGGCGCCTACGCCGAGTTCGGCGCACGCTACCAGCAGGCGCTGGGCAAGTACGGCATCGAGGTCGTGCTCCGGCCCACCCAGGGCTCGCTCGACAACCTGCAACTGCTGAAAAGCGGCGACGTGGACGCCGCCTTCGTGCAGGGCGGCTCCGACGAGGTCCGGCTCGGTGACGAGACCCCGGACGACCCGTTGCTGAGCCTGGGCAGCCTGTTCCGCGAGCCGGTCTGGGTGTTCTACCGCGACGACACCGCCAAGGCGAAGCTCGGCCGGGAGACGCTCGACAGCCTGTCGCAGATGGCCGGCTGGCGGCTCAACGTCGGCCAGGACGGCAGCGGCGTGACCAACCTGATGCGCCGCCTGCTGGACGCCAACGGGCTGGACACCGCCTCGATGCCACTGACCCGGCTGGCGACCACGCCCGCGGTCGTCGCGCTGCTGGCCGGCGAGATCGACGCGATGGCGATGGTCTCGGCGCCCGAGTCGCCGATCGTGCGGATGCTGCTGATCACGCCCGGCATCCGGCTGCTCGACTTCGCGCAGGCCGAGGCCTACGCGCGGCGCGTGCCGCAGGTGTCGCCGGTCGGGCTGCCGCGCGGGGTGGTCGATCTGGCCAAGGACCTGCCGGCGCAGGACGTGCGGCTGGTCGCGGCCACCGCGATGCTGGTGGTGCGCGACGACACCCATCCGGCCCTGCAGCAACTGCTGGTGCAGGCCGCGCGCAAGGTCCATGGCGAGCCGAACTGGTTCCAGGCCAAGGGCGAGTTCCCCAAGGGCGTGGGCGGCGACTATCCGCTCGCACCCGAGGCCCAGCGCTTCTACGCCACCGGCGAGCCGGTGCTGCAGCGCCACGTCAGCTTCTGGATGGCCAACCTGGTGGACCGGATGTGGGTGGTGCTGGTGTCGATCATCGCGGTGCTGATTCCGTTGTCGCGGGTCGTGCCGCCGCTCTACAACTTCCGCATCCGCTCGCGCATCTTCCGCTGGTACGGCAGCCTGCGCGAGATCGAGCAGCACATCACCGACGGCACACGCGACGCTGCGCTGCTCCACAGCGACCTGGACCGCATCGAGGAACATGTCGAGCGCCTGCCGGTGCCGCTGTCCTATGCGGACGAGCTGTACTCGCTGCGCAGCCACATCACGCTGGTGCGCCAGCGGCTCGATGGCCAGCCCGCCACCCCTTCGACCTGA
- a CDS encoding NAD(+) synthase: MASTEPFFNLYTHGFARVAVAVPVCRVADPAFNAQQTIALHHQAAAQGAVLVAFPELGLSAYSCDDLFHQRALLDGCERALAAVVAASIGIHAVAVVGLPLQVDHALFNVAAVVLDGRLLGVVPKTFLPNYGEFYEARQFAPATQAISTEVTLCGQTVPFGAQMLFDAGTGLPGLKFHIEICEDVWVPIPPSSFAALAGATVLVNLSASNVTIGKADYRHALVAQQSARCVAAYLYSSAGYGESTTDLAWDGHALICENGAMLAESERFRMDAQLLTADVDLERLSRERMRQTSYAASAARHRSEVAAFRTVPVGLKRPDDAELPLRRWVDRFPYVPSDPRSLDARCEEVYNIQVQALAKRLQSSGVKQLVIGVSGGLDSTHALLVCAKTMDRLGLPRTHIRAYTMPGYATSGRTLDQALRLMDALGCTAQTIDIRPSCQQMLDDIDHPFADGEPQYDITFENVQAGERTSHLFRLANHHNAMVVGTGDLSELALGWCTYGVGDHMSHYNVNASVPKTLIKHLVRWVAGKGEFGPDCSQALIDVVNTEISPELVPGNADGQPQQSSESSVGPYELQDFHLYYTLRFGFAPSKVAFLALHTWGDAQTGRWPEGIGAHNAYPLPEIKRHLRTFLWRFFKTSQFKRSCVPNAPKVGSGGSLSPRGDWRAPSDAEATVWLGDLERVPD; this comes from the coding sequence TTGGCTTCCACGGAACCGTTCTTCAACCTGTACACCCACGGCTTCGCCCGTGTCGCCGTGGCGGTGCCCGTCTGCCGCGTGGCCGATCCGGCGTTCAACGCCCAGCAGACCATCGCGCTGCACCACCAGGCCGCCGCCCAGGGCGCGGTGCTGGTGGCCTTCCCCGAACTCGGCCTGTCCGCCTATTCCTGCGACGACCTGTTCCACCAGCGCGCGCTGCTCGACGGCTGCGAGCGGGCCCTCGCCGCGGTGGTCGCGGCCTCGATCGGCATCCATGCGGTGGCCGTGGTGGGCCTGCCGCTGCAGGTCGACCACGCGCTGTTCAACGTCGCGGCGGTGGTGCTCGACGGCCGCCTGCTCGGCGTCGTGCCCAAGACCTTCCTGCCGAACTACGGCGAGTTCTACGAGGCGCGCCAGTTCGCGCCGGCCACGCAGGCGATCTCCACCGAGGTGACGCTCTGCGGCCAGACGGTGCCCTTCGGCGCCCAGATGCTGTTCGACGCGGGCACCGGCCTGCCGGGCCTGAAGTTCCACATCGAGATCTGCGAGGACGTGTGGGTGCCGATCCCGCCCTCGTCGTTCGCCGCGCTCGCCGGGGCGACGGTGCTGGTGAACCTCTCGGCCTCGAACGTCACCATCGGCAAGGCCGACTACCGCCACGCGCTGGTGGCGCAGCAGTCGGCGCGCTGTGTCGCGGCCTATCTCTACAGCTCGGCCGGCTACGGCGAGTCGACCACCGACCTCGCCTGGGACGGCCACGCGCTGATCTGCGAGAACGGCGCGATGCTGGCCGAGTCCGAGCGCTTCCGCATGGACGCGCAGCTGCTCACCGCCGATGTCGATCTGGAGCGCCTGTCCCGCGAGCGCATGCGCCAGACCAGCTATGCCGCGTCGGCGGCGCGCCACCGCAGCGAGGTGGCCGCGTTCCGAACCGTGCCTGTCGGCCTGAAACGCCCGGACGATGCCGAGCTGCCGCTGCGGCGCTGGGTCGACCGCTTCCCCTACGTGCCCTCCGACCCACGCAGCCTCGACGCGCGCTGCGAGGAGGTCTACAACATCCAGGTCCAGGCGCTGGCCAAGCGGCTGCAGTCTTCGGGCGTGAAACAGTTGGTGATCGGCGTCTCGGGCGGGCTGGACTCGACGCACGCGCTGCTGGTCTGCGCCAAGACGATGGACCGGCTCGGCCTGCCGCGCACCCATATCCGCGCCTACACCATGCCCGGCTACGCTACCAGCGGGCGCACGCTCGACCAGGCGCTGCGGCTGATGGATGCCCTGGGCTGCACGGCGCAGACCATCGACATCCGCCCGAGCTGCCAGCAGATGCTCGACGACATCGACCACCCGTTTGCCGATGGCGAGCCGCAGTACGACATCACCTTCGAGAACGTGCAGGCCGGCGAGCGCACCAGCCACCTGTTCCGCCTCGCCAACCACCACAATGCGATGGTCGTGGGCACCGGCGATTTGAGCGAGCTGGCGCTGGGCTGGTGCACCTATGGCGTGGGCGACCACATGTCGCACTACAACGTCAACGCCAGCGTGCCCAAGACGCTCATCAAGCACCTCGTGCGCTGGGTGGCGGGCAAGGGCGAGTTCGGGCCGGACTGCAGCCAGGCGCTGATCGACGTGGTGAACACCGAGATCAGCCCGGAGCTGGTGCCCGGCAATGCCGACGGGCAGCCGCAGCAGTCGAGCGAGTCGAGCGTCGGCCCCTACGAGCTGCAGGACTTCCACCTCTACTACACGCTGCGCTTCGGCTTCGCGCCGTCGAAGGTGGCCTTCCTCGCGCTGCACACCTGGGGCGACGCGCAGACCGGCCGCTGGCCCGAGGGCATCGGCGCGCACAACGCCTACCCGCTGCCGGAGATCAAGCGCCACCTGCGCACCTTCCTGTGGCGCTTCTTCAAGACCAGCCAGTTCAAGCGCAGCTGCGTGCCGAATGCGCCGAAGGTCGGCTCGGGCGGCTCGCTGTCGCCGCGCGGGGACTGGCGCGCGCCAAGCGATGCAGAAGCCACGGTCTGGCTGGGCGATCTGGAGCGGGTGCCCGACTGA
- a CDS encoding aminopeptidase P family protein, with protein MTTTPAPTSPVPERLALLRARLQHHGLAAVLVPSADPHLSEYLPERWQGRVRFSGFTGSMGTLVVTPTRAAVFADSRYWAQAEAELAGTTVELVKIPTGAATHHLDWIAQTLAQGEVLAVDAAVLGLAAAKQLGDALSARGIVLRTDLDVLDEAWPGRPDLPAAPVYEHRAPHAAVSRADKLAAVRAGMAKSGADHHLVSTVDDIAWTTNLRGADVDYNPVFLAHLLIDEQAATLFVGAGKIDADLQVRLAADGVVLADYADARAALASLPDSATLLVDPKRITLGLRQAVPAGVRVVEATNPSTFAKSRKTAAEAAFVREAMEVDGAAMCAFYAWFESALGREAISELTIDERLTEARARQPGFVSLSFPTIAGFNANGAMPHYRATPESFAWISTPDGLVAEGLLLIDSGAQYLGGTTDITRVWPIGTPSAAQRSDYTRVLKGTINLSRARFPLGTLSPHLDTLARAPLWEAGLDFGHGTGHGVGYFLNVHEGPQSISRAVPDASMAMWPGMITSIEPGLYRDGRWGIRIENLGLNVSVGAPDEFGEYLAFETLTLCPIDTRCLDHGLLRDDERQWLNGYHAEVRRRLAPRLSGAALDWLVARTESV; from the coding sequence ATGACGACCACGCCCGCGCCGACCTCCCCGGTTCCCGAACGCCTCGCCCTGCTGCGCGCCCGGCTGCAGCACCACGGACTCGCCGCCGTGCTGGTGCCGTCCGCCGACCCGCACCTCTCGGAATACCTGCCCGAGCGCTGGCAGGGCCGCGTGCGCTTCTCGGGCTTCACCGGCTCGATGGGCACGCTGGTGGTGACACCGACCCGCGCCGCGGTCTTCGCGGACAGCCGCTACTGGGCGCAGGCCGAGGCGGAGCTGGCCGGCACGACGGTCGAACTGGTGAAGATCCCCACGGGTGCGGCCACCCACCACCTCGACTGGATCGCGCAGACGCTGGCCCAGGGCGAGGTGCTGGCGGTGGACGCCGCCGTGCTCGGGCTCGCGGCGGCCAAGCAGCTGGGCGATGCGCTCTCCGCACGCGGCATCGTGCTGCGCACCGATCTGGATGTGCTGGACGAAGCGTGGCCGGGTCGCCCGGACCTGCCCGCCGCGCCGGTCTACGAACACCGCGCGCCACACGCCGCCGTGTCGCGCGCCGACAAGCTCGCCGCCGTGCGTGCCGGCATGGCCAAGTCTGGCGCGGACCACCACCTCGTCTCCACCGTCGACGACATCGCCTGGACCACCAACCTGCGCGGTGCGGACGTCGACTACAACCCCGTCTTCCTCGCCCACCTGCTGATCGACGAACAGGCCGCGACGCTCTTCGTCGGCGCCGGCAAGATCGACGCGGACCTGCAGGTGCGGCTGGCGGCCGACGGCGTGGTGCTGGCCGACTACGCGGACGCCCGCGCGGCGCTGGCCAGCCTGCCGGACAGCGCCACGCTGCTGGTGGATCCGAAGCGGATCACGCTGGGACTGCGGCAGGCGGTGCCGGCCGGTGTGCGCGTCGTCGAGGCGACCAACCCGAGCACCTTCGCCAAGAGCCGCAAGACCGCCGCCGAGGCCGCTTTCGTGCGCGAAGCGATGGAAGTGGACGGCGCGGCGATGTGCGCGTTCTACGCCTGGTTCGAGTCGGCGCTGGGCCGCGAGGCGATCAGCGAGCTGACCATCGACGAGCGCCTGACGGAAGCGCGGGCACGCCAGCCGGGTTTCGTCTCGCTGAGCTTCCCGACCATCGCCGGCTTCAACGCCAACGGCGCGATGCCGCACTACCGCGCCACCCCGGAATCCTTCGCATGGATCTCGACGCCCGACGGCCTCGTCGCCGAAGGGCTGCTGCTGATCGACTCGGGCGCGCAGTACCTGGGCGGCACCACCGACATCACCCGCGTCTGGCCGATCGGCACGCCGAGCGCGGCGCAGCGGTCTGATTACACCCGCGTGCTCAAGGGGACGATCAACCTCTCGCGCGCCCGCTTTCCGCTCGGCACGCTGTCACCGCATCTGGACACGCTGGCCCGCGCGCCGCTGTGGGAGGCCGGACTGGATTTCGGCCACGGCACGGGGCACGGCGTGGGCTACTTCCTGAACGTGCATGAAGGGCCGCAGAGCATCTCGCGCGCCGTGCCGGACGCCTCGATGGCGATGTGGCCGGGCATGATCACCTCGATCGAGCCGGGGCTGTACCGCGACGGCCGCTGGGGCATCCGCATCGAGAACCTGGGGCTGAATGTCTCGGTCGGTGCACCCGACGAGTTCGGCGAGTACCTGGCGTTCGAGACGCTGACGCTGTGCCCGATCGACACCCGCTGCCTCGACCACGGCCTGCTGCGCGACGACGAGCGCCAGTGGCTGAACGGCTACCACGCCGAGGTGCGCCGCCGCCTGGCGCCGCGGCTGTCGGGCGCCGCGCTGGACTGGCTGGTGGCGCGGACCGAGTCGGTCTGA
- a CDS encoding GNAT family N-acetyltransferase, with protein sequence MTLTLRLHEDPAALDADAWNALLADCPAPTPFLRHAFLAALHRSGSAVTATGWQPVFMTLADAHGTLQAAAALYLKRHSYGEYVFDWAWADAWQRAGQRYYPKLLGAVPFTPVPGSRLLARSDAARATLLQAIETFARDQGLSSAHLLFLDDADRAAAQAQGWLMREGVQFHWSNRTPAPYADFADFLASLTRDKRKKIQQERRYVREAGVTFEALRGADITEADWDYFYQCYDNTYREHRSTPYLTRAFWAEVARTMPDHWLLFVARRGGERVAASLVALDPAQRVAYGRYWGCTEAIQHLHFAACYHEPLDWCVRERFVRFEGGAQGEHKMARGLLPVKTTSAHWLRHPGFADAVARFLDEETAGIAAYVGELRERNPFKSEP encoded by the coding sequence ATGACCTTGACCCTCCGCCTGCACGAAGACCCGGCCGCGCTCGACGCCGACGCGTGGAACGCCCTGCTCGCCGACTGCCCCGCGCCGACGCCCTTCCTGCGGCACGCATTCCTCGCGGCCCTGCACCGCAGCGGCAGTGCTGTCACCGCCACTGGCTGGCAGCCCGTCTTCATGACACTGGCCGACGCGCACGGCACGCTGCAGGCCGCCGCCGCGCTCTACCTGAAGCGCCATTCCTACGGTGAATACGTGTTCGACTGGGCCTGGGCGGACGCCTGGCAGCGGGCGGGTCAGCGCTACTACCCGAAGCTGCTCGGCGCGGTGCCGTTCACGCCGGTGCCGGGTTCGCGGCTGCTGGCGCGGTCGGACGCGGCGCGGGCGACGCTGCTGCAGGCGATCGAGACCTTTGCGCGCGACCAGGGGCTGTCGTCCGCCCACCTGCTCTTCCTCGACGACGCCGACCGCGCTGCCGCGCAGGCCCAAGGCTGGTTGATGCGCGAAGGCGTGCAGTTCCATTGGTCGAACCGCACGCCCGCGCCCTACGCCGACTTCGCCGACTTCCTCGCCAGCCTGACGCGCGACAAGCGCAAGAAGATCCAGCAGGAGCGGCGCTATGTGCGCGAAGCGGGCGTGACCTTCGAGGCGCTGCGTGGCGCGGATATCACCGAGGCCGACTGGGACTACTTCTACCAGTGCTACGACAACACCTACCGCGAACACCGCTCGACGCCGTATCTCACGCGGGCGTTCTGGGCCGAGGTGGCGCGCACGATGCCCGACCACTGGCTGCTGTTCGTCGCCCGCCGCGGCGGGGAACGGGTGGCGGCGTCGCTGGTGGCGCTCGACCCGGCGCAGCGCGTGGCCTATGGGCGCTACTGGGGCTGCACCGAAGCCATCCAGCACCTGCACTTCGCCGCCTGCTACCACGAGCCGCTGGACTGGTGCGTGCGCGAGCGCTTCGTGCGCTTCGAAGGGGGCGCGCAGGGCGAGCACAAGATGGCGCGCGGGCTGCTGCCGGTGAAGACCACCTCGGCGCACTGGCTGCGGCACCCGGGATTCGCCGATGCGGTGGCGCGGTTTCTGGATGAGGAGACCGCCGGCATCGCGGCCTATGTGGGCGAGTTGCGGGAGCGCAATCCGTTCAAGTCGGAGCCATGA
- a CDS encoding methyl-accepting chemotaxis protein, which yields MFSLHHTRRLLADLTVGTRLGMGFGALIALMLVLTLFGVYALQDSSVQVAQLGTVSAVQIAQLQSQQQQWIVLLGSLGALALLGGSVIAWALVDSVKWPLDRAVDMAERLADGEDHHPADAHQQDEFGHLLRAMTDIRRRLQSATQDAAQATAQAMPAQTDEPVDERAPVVAVPTLSDGDQPLQVSVRTAQEMLSVAVTAAQRGGEVVSQVVANMDDIRAASREIFEIIGKIDNIAFQTNLLALHAAVEAAQAGEKGKGFAQVAGEVRALAVRAANAAKEIKTLVHASAEKVEFGGQLARDADLTMDAIIVSVQRMTDLVEHRRQNPQLGGPQAAQPEQDVLLLDRLNASNATMVAESASTAEALRLQAERLQKVVSAFQMLQQTQEAAWNAHHAIASARQRAKGQQVTPMPPFPSSDWGTLDENRQAAARLRRRSDDRGDGNGSGGDSTTY from the coding sequence ATGTTTTCCCTTCACCACACCCGCCGCCTGCTTGCCGACCTGACCGTGGGCACCCGGCTGGGCATGGGCTTCGGTGCCCTGATCGCCCTGATGCTCGTGCTGACGCTGTTCGGCGTCTATGCCCTGCAGGACAGCAGCGTGCAGGTCGCGCAGCTCGGCACCGTGTCCGCCGTGCAGATCGCCCAGCTCCAGTCGCAGCAGCAGCAGTGGATCGTGCTGCTGGGCTCGCTCGGCGCGCTGGCGCTGCTCGGGGGCTCGGTGATCGCCTGGGCGCTGGTCGACAGCGTGAAATGGCCGCTCGACCGCGCCGTGGACATGGCCGAGCGCCTGGCCGACGGCGAGGACCACCACCCGGCCGACGCGCACCAGCAGGACGAGTTCGGCCACCTGCTGCGCGCGATGACGGACATCCGCCGCCGCTTGCAGTCGGCCACGCAGGACGCGGCGCAGGCCACGGCCCAGGCCATGCCGGCGCAGACGGATGAACCGGTCGACGAGCGCGCGCCGGTGGTCGCCGTGCCGACCCTGTCCGACGGCGATCAGCCGCTGCAGGTGTCGGTGCGCACGGCGCAGGAAATGCTCAGCGTCGCGGTGACCGCGGCGCAGCGGGGTGGCGAGGTCGTGTCGCAGGTGGTGGCCAACATGGACGACATCCGTGCGGCCAGCCGCGAGATCTTCGAGATCATCGGCAAGATCGACAACATCGCCTTCCAGACCAATCTGCTGGCGCTGCACGCGGCGGTGGAAGCGGCCCAGGCCGGCGAGAAGGGCAAGGGCTTTGCCCAGGTGGCGGGCGAGGTGCGTGCGCTGGCGGTGCGGGCGGCCAACGCGGCCAAGGAGATCAAGACGCTGGTGCATGCGTCGGCGGAGAAGGTCGAGTTCGGCGGCCAGCTGGCGCGCGACGCCGATCTGACGATGGACGCCATCATCGTCTCGGTGCAGCGCATGACCGATCTGGTCGAGCACCGCCGCCAGAACCCGCAGCTCGGCGGTCCCCAGGCTGCCCAGCCGGAGCAGGATGTGCTGCTGCTGGACCGCCTCAATGCCAGCAACGCCACGATGGTCGCCGAGAGTGCCTCGACCGCCGAGGCCCTGCGCCTGCAGGCCGAGCGGCTGCAGAAGGTGGTCAGCGCGTTCCAGATGCTGCAGCAGACCCAGGAAGCCGCCTGGAACGCCCACCACGCCATCGCCAGCGCCCGCCAGCGGGCCAAGGGCCAGCAGGTCACGCCGATGCCGCCGTTCCCGTCGTCCGACTGGGGCACGCTCGACGAGAACCGCCAGGCCGCTGCCCGCCTGCGCCGCCGATCGGACGACCGTGGCGACGGCAATGGCAGCGGTGGCGACTCGACGACCTATTGA
- a CDS encoding zinc-dependent metalloprotease, with protein MSPRSLTSLAAALVALTGCAHGPTATTPVAAASASSPASAASAPAGVAPAAGAPAAAATPVAPNPLPPFALVTRDARRFGGMITAWQKDEKVWLELSVHDFNVPFFLSPKIAGGIGEGGVLGGLMGGRTGAGRAQWVEFRRVHNQVQLIARNAQYVAKAGTPEARAVAAAFSPSLLGSTVVASQPHPDRKTVLVDASALFMGDLLGLGAQLQRTYRQGYSLDQRNSAITAVRAQPDLLVVQVQSHFATAALSEGQPGAPVAPSVPTTLPDARSLFVQLHYSLSRLPEKPMAPRAADARIGHFLSTVDDYSDDIARTPRLRHIHRWRLEKQDPAAALSPPVKPITYWIDRSVPERYRAPITAGILEWNKAFEKIGFQDAIVVQVQPDDATFDTLDTGIASIRWMTNASAMFGAVGPVHVDPRSGEILDADIAIESLSSRAIRTLQSQVLAHPGVDDWLALMQARDAQRERPATAAAFARPFVLNDLGDLCQHADAAGEQLGYALDVLALRDGADPAGPDAQAFVAAYLKDVTMHEVGHTLGLRHNFRASHVYSEAQLSDPDFTRTRALSGSVMDYSAVNLPGRGQPAVAPFLTTIGPYDEWAIDYAYRTLPAAQETAELGRIAARSAEPALAYGSDEDNLFGIDPESLQGDLGSDPVAFARKRIGIARDLLRRLEARPAAEADHPTLRRGVSYALRDVARVSGTLLRQIGGLRTLRDAPGTGRDPLTPVPAAQQRAAFDTLVAEVLSPDSLTVSPGLQRRLAPDYLERADALFGGAPSVATDFTPLTQLSDLQRGVLAQLMSEGVAVRLLDGAAKASDPAQSLTLAELNRRLDAEVWADLVPGHGDIPAARRALQREHTTRLIGLLMQPAQAGRVELRTHMRRRAEDLLARLRSVRYRSGWSAETAAHLQDSIDLLRGALQAKVVRPNV; from the coding sequence ATGTCGCCGCGCTCCCTGACCTCCCTTGCTGCCGCCCTGGTGGCCTTGACCGGCTGTGCCCACGGGCCGACCGCGACGACCCCGGTGGCGGCTGCCTCCGCCAGCAGTCCGGCCAGCGCCGCCAGCGCCCCGGCGGGTGTCGCGCCCGCCGCCGGAGCGCCGGCCGCCGCGGCCACGCCCGTCGCCCCCAATCCGCTGCCACCGTTCGCGCTGGTGACCCGTGACGCACGCCGCTTCGGCGGCATGATCACCGCCTGGCAGAAAGACGAGAAGGTCTGGCTGGAGTTGTCGGTGCACGACTTCAACGTGCCGTTTTTCCTGTCGCCCAAGATCGCCGGCGGCATCGGCGAAGGCGGCGTGCTGGGTGGCCTGATGGGCGGACGCACCGGGGCAGGGCGGGCGCAGTGGGTCGAGTTCCGGCGTGTCCACAACCAGGTGCAGCTCATCGCGCGCAACGCGCAGTACGTCGCCAAGGCCGGCACGCCCGAGGCCCGCGCCGTGGCCGCCGCCTTCTCCCCCAGCCTGCTGGGCAGCACGGTGGTCGCCAGCCAGCCGCATCCGGACCGCAAGACCGTGCTGGTCGACGCCAGCGCGCTGTTCATGGGCGACCTGCTCGGCCTCGGTGCCCAGCTGCAGCGCACCTACCGCCAGGGCTACAGCCTCGACCAGCGCAACTCGGCGATCACCGCGGTGCGCGCCCAGCCGGATCTGCTGGTGGTGCAGGTGCAGAGCCACTTCGCCACCGCCGCGCTGAGCGAAGGCCAGCCCGGTGCGCCCGTCGCCCCGAGCGTGCCGACGACGCTGCCCGACGCGCGCAGCCTGTTCGTGCAGCTGCACTACTCGCTGTCGCGCCTGCCCGAGAAGCCGATGGCACCACGCGCCGCCGACGCCCGCATCGGCCATTTCCTGTCCACCGTCGACGACTACAGCGACGACATCGCCCGCACCCCGCGCCTGCGCCACATCCACCGCTGGCGTCTGGAGAAGCAGGACCCAGCCGCCGCGCTGTCCCCGCCGGTCAAGCCGATCACCTACTGGATCGACCGCAGCGTGCCCGAGCGCTACCGGGCGCCGATCACCGCCGGCATCCTGGAGTGGAACAAGGCCTTCGAGAAGATCGGCTTCCAGGACGCCATCGTGGTCCAGGTCCAGCCGGACGACGCCACGTTCGACACCCTGGACACCGGCATCGCCTCGATCCGCTGGATGACCAACGCCAGCGCGATGTTCGGCGCAGTCGGCCCGGTGCATGTGGACCCGCGCAGCGGCGAGATCCTCGATGCGGACATCGCCATCGAGAGCCTGAGTTCGCGCGCCATCCGCACGCTGCAGTCGCAGGTGCTGGCCCATCCCGGCGTGGACGACTGGCTGGCGCTGATGCAGGCCCGTGACGCGCAGCGCGAGCGCCCGGCGACGGCTGCGGCCTTCGCCCGGCCCTTCGTGCTGAACGACCTTGGCGATCTGTGCCAGCACGCGGATGCGGCGGGCGAGCAGCTGGGCTATGCGCTGGACGTGCTCGCGCTGCGCGACGGCGCCGATCCGGCCGGACCCGACGCGCAGGCCTTCGTCGCCGCCTATCTCAAGGACGTCACGATGCACGAGGTCGGCCACACGCTGGGGCTGCGCCACAACTTCCGCGCGTCCCACGTCTACAGCGAGGCGCAGCTCTCCGACCCCGACTTCACGCGCACCCGCGCCCTGTCCGGCTCGGTGATGGACTACTCGGCGGTCAACCTGCCCGGGCGCGGCCAGCCCGCCGTCGCGCCCTTCCTGACGACCATCGGGCCCTACGACGAATGGGCCATCGACTACGCCTACCGGACGCTGCCTGCCGCGCAGGAGACCGCTGAACTCGGCCGCATCGCTGCCCGCAGCGCCGAGCCGGCACTGGCCTACGGCAGCGACGAGGACAACCTGTTCGGCATCGACCCCGAGTCGCTGCAGGGCGATCTGGGCAGCGATCCGGTGGCCTTCGCCCGCAAGCGCATCGGCATCGCGCGCGACCTGCTGCGCCGGCTGGAGGCCCGCCCGGCGGCCGAGGCCGACCATCCGACGCTGCGCCGTGGCGTGTCCTACGCCCTGCGCGACGTGGCGCGGGTCAGCGGCACCCTGCTGCGCCAGATCGGCGGCCTGCGCACGTTGCGCGACGCGCCGGGCACCGGCCGCGATCCGCTGACGCCCGTGCCGGCTGCGCAGCAGCGCGCGGCCTTCGACACCCTGGTGGCCGAGGTGCTCTCGCCGGACAGCCTGACCGTCTCGCCGGGACTGCAGCGTCGGCTGGCGCCGGACTACCTGGAGCGTGCGGATGCGCTGTTCGGCGGTGCCCCCTCGGTCGCGACCGACTTCACGCCGCTGACCCAGCTGTCGGACCTGCAGCGCGGCGTGCTGGCGCAGCTGATGAGCGAGGGCGTGGCCGTGCGCCTGCTCGACGGCGCCGCCAAGGCGAGCGATCCGGCGCAGAGCCTGACGCTGGCCGAGCTGAACCGGCGTCTGGACGCCGAGGTCTGGGCCGATCTGGTGCCCGGCCACGGGGACATCCCGGCAGCGCGCCGCGCGCTCCAGCGCGAGCACACGACCCGCCTGATCGGCCTGCTGATGCAGCCCGCGCAGGCCGGTCGCGTGGAATTGCGCACGCACATGCGGCGCCGTGCGGAAGACCTGCTCGCCAGGTTACGCTCGGTACGTTATCGTTCCGGCTGGTCTGCAGAGACCGCCGCGCACCTGCAGGACAGCATCGACCTGCTGCGCGGGGCGCTGCAGGCCAAGGTGGTACGACCGAATGTGTGA